The stretch of DNA TGCCCTTGTCACGCAGGCCCTTGGCGCGAGCGGTCCGCACGTAGTCCTCGCCCAGCACTTCGAGCGTCGAGGAGCGGGCGATGCGGGCAATGAACGCCCCCAGCCCGACGCCGAGCGCCAGCGCCGGCCCGACCGTCATCTGGAAGTTCTTGACCGGATCGTCCCAGAGGTAGACGATGGTCATGGACGGCCGCCAGCTGAAGTACAGGATGCCGACCAGGATGGCGAGCATCCCCAGGAAGAAGCTCGGGATGGCCTGGAACAACGTGACGAAGAAGCGTGCGGCGTAGTCCAGGCCGGAGTTTCTGCGGACGGCCGACAGCATGCCGATGGGCAGGCCGATGACCCACGAGACGACGATGGCCATGATGGCGATCTGGATGGTGATCGGGGCGCGGCGCATGATCAGCTCGATCAGCGGCTCGCCCCGCCAGAACGAGGTGCCGAAGTTGCCGCGCAGCACGTCGTACATCCAGCTCAGGTACTGTTGGTAGTACGGGCGGTCCAGTCCGAGACTGGCGCGCGCCGCCGCAAGCTGCTCGGGGGTCAGGCGGATGGTGCCCACCTGCTCGCTCTCGATCATCTCGAGCGGGTCGCCGGGCAGGATGCGCATGGCGAAGAAGATCAGCAGCGTGACGCCGATGATCGTCGGGATGGAGATCACGAGGCGGCGCAGCACGTAGAGATGCATCGTGGACGTTCTCAGTCTTCAGGTGTCAGTCGTCAGTTCTCAGAGGACTGCTCCTGCTGAGAACTGACGACTGACACCTGACAACTCGCTCCTACTTGTCGATCCACATGGTGTCGGTCTTGTTCCAGGAGAGCCGCACGCGCTCCATCGGCATCCCCTTGAGGTACTTTTTCCACATGTGGAGGTGGCTGGTGAAGCCGATGGTCATCCACGGCGATTCCTGATCGAGGAAGTCCTCGATCTCACGGAACATCGGCTTGCGCTTCGCCGGGTCCGTCTCGGCGTCGAGCTTCTTGAGCATCTCGTCCATCTTCGGGTTGGTGTACTTGCCGAAGTTGGTCGGGCCTTCCTTGGTGAAGTAGTCGATCCAGCCGAGCGTTGGATCGTACATGCGAAGCTCGATGGTGTTCAGCGAGAGATCCCACTGGCCGTTCTTCAGCTCGTCGTTGAGGACGGCCCGCTCGACGGCCTTGATGGTCGTCTCCGCGCCGATGTTCGCCTTGAGGATCGCCTGGGAGGCCGGCGCGAGCGTCTGAGCGTGTGGCCCGACGGACGCGGTCAGGATCTCAATGCCCTTGAGCTTGTCGGCCACGCCGGCTTCCTGGAGCAGCTTCTTCGCCTCGGCGATGTCGGCGGCCTTGTCTGCACGGTAGCCCGGCAGCTTGAGCACCTCGTCGGGCGGCGTCGCGAACTCGAAGCCGTGGCTCATGTACCGGGTGTAGTTGAGCGGCTCCTGGGTCTTGAACGCCTCGAAGAGATCCTGCCGGCTCAGGGCCAGGTGGAACGCTCGCCGCACCTTCGGATCGTCGAACGGCTTCTTGGCGGTGTTGAAGTAGAGCATGTACGCGCCCGCGCCCGGCACCATGTAGGTGCCGATCTCGTTGGCGCGGCCCTTGCCCTCTTCAAAGGTCTCCTTGGAGACGTTCCAGGAGATATCGGCCTGCCCGGCCAGGATCGCGGTGCCTCGGTCACTCCACTGCGGCGCGTGGATGAACTCGAGCGTGTCGATGTACGGCAGCTCTTTGTCCCAGTAGTTGGGGTTCTTTTCGAGGATCCAGCGCTCGCCGACCTTGTGATCCTTGAAGACGTAGGCCCCGGTGCCCGGGGCGATGATCTTCCGCAGGTCGCCCCCGTTCTCGTCCAGCACCTTCTTCGAGTAGATCATGCCCTGCTCGCCGGTGAGCAGCTCGAGGAAGTAGGCGCGCGGCTCGGAGAGCGTCATCTTGACGGTCTGCTTGTCCGGGGCCTCGACCGACTTGAGCGCGCCGAAGCGGGCCTTGAACACGCTGACGATGCCGGAGGGCGGGTTCAGGATCCGGTTGTAGGTCGCCAGGATGTCGTCGGCTGAGAAGTCGGTGCCGTCGTGCCACTTGACGCCCTGGCGCAGCTTGAATGTGTAGACCTTGCCGTCCGGCGAGACCTCCCAGCTCTGGGCCAGCTCCGGAACGATGGTCTTCAGGCCGTCGACCGGGTTCAGCCGGACGAGGTTGCTGTAGGTGTGCCAGAGGATCGGGGCCGGGCCGCCGCCCTGGTGGATGTCGAAGTGGTTCGTAGTGACGCTGAAGGCGAAGGTCGCCTTGCCGCCGCGCTTCGGGTTGGCGTCGGTGGCGCGGAGGATGCCGGCATCCGCGGGCTTGGCCGCGGCCGGGGCAGCGGTCGGCTTGGCCGCTTCGGCCGGCTTGGCGGCCTCGGCTGGCTTGGCGGCAGCCGGAGCCTCCGTCGGCTTGGCGGCGGCGGCTGGTGCTGCCGGAGCGGCAGTCGGGACGGGAGCGGTCGTCGGGGCGGGTGCGGCGGGCTTCGACTCAGCAGGCTTGCTGGGCGCGGGCGCCTGGGCGCTGCAGGCCGCCAGCAGCGCGGCGCTGAATCCCAGGGTCGAGCCGAGCATCATGCGGCGCGAAATGCGTGAAGCGGTGTGATGAGCGGTCATTCCGTGTCCTCCCCAGGTCGTGAAGAAACAGACATCTCTGTCGCGAGGCACCGTTGCCATCGCCTGGGCGAACTGCTCTGACTGGCGCTACGAAGTCGGGAACGTGAGCCGGTGGCAAACCTCTCCCCAAGAGTCGGCCGCCGGAGGGGCGGCTAGGCGGCCATTGTAGCGCGCTGGTTCTGCCGCGTCACGGTGGCCCGAAGGTCAGGACACGCCGACACCCGTCTCAGGCGCCCGTGGGCGCGAGGCCGGTGGTCCCGGCCGACGCGCCATACCGGACCGGGCGGGTATCCATCGCGAAGCTGAGCAGGGCGCCGGTCAGGGCTACGCCCACCGCCACGATGATGACGGGCGGGTAGCCGCCGAACAGCTCGTAGCCGCGCCCGGCGACATACGAGCCGAGCGCCGCGCCGGTCTGGTGGGCGACGGCCAGGAAGCCGGTCAGCACGCCGAGCATGCGCGGCCCGAACATCTGGACGGTGGCCGCTGCCGAGAACGGGATCGTCGCCATGTCGGTCAGGCCAAAGATCAGCGCGAAGAGCATCAGTTGCCCCTCGGTTGTGGCGTTGGCGAGCCAGAGCAGCGCCACCGAGCGGATCGTGAAGGCGGCGATCAGCGGCCGGCGTCCGCCGAAGCGGTCGGCGATGCGGCCAGCCAGGATCAGCCCGCCGATGTTGAACAGCCCGACGAGGCTGAGGATGCCGGCCGCCGAGATCTGCGGCAGGCCGCGGTCTGCGCCGTACGCCACCACGTGGGTGTGGACGAGGCCGAGGGTCGTCACGCCGCAGATGAAGTAGGCCCACCAGAGCAGCACGAACCCCTTCGCACGGAACGCGAGGCGGATGGTCTCGCCGAGGCTGGGCAGCGGCTCCTTGCGCGGCGGCGCAGAGCCTCGCAGCAGCACGGCGACGAGCGGCAGGACGGCCGCCAGGAGCACCACGCCGAAGAACAGCATCGTCTGGCGCCAGCCGAACGCCTCGACCCCGGCGGCAGCGACGGACGCCAGCGTCATCTGTCCGAGCGGCCCGCCGGCGCTGCAGATGGCGTAGATCAGGCCCCGATTCTGCTCGAACCGCTGGGCGACCAGCGCGACGATGGTGGCGTTGGCCGCCCCGGCGAAGCCGAGCGAGGCGATCATGCCGAAGGTGATGACGAAGCCAGCATAGGAGGGCATCAGCGACGCCGCGACGACCCCGACGCCCGTCAGCAGCACGGACCCGGGGACGATCAGGCGCGGCCCGCGCACGTCCACCTGTCGGCCCAGGAGCGGCTGCCCCAGCCCGAACACCAGCAGCCCGAGTGACGCCACAAGGCTGATCGCGCTGCGATCCACCCCGAAATCGGACTCCAGGGGCCGCATCCAGACCCCGAAAATCAACCGGAGGCCGCCCAGCCCAAACACGACCAGGAACGCCCCCGCGACCAGTCCGACACCGCTCCAGCGCATGGGGGATTCTAGCGCGGCGCTGTGACTGCGCGCGGGCGGACTTCCAGCACAGTCAGCTTCTCGTCCGACCAGATACGGTCCGGGGTCAGGAAGTCATAGAGGTTGGCGTGCGGCACGTCGATGACGATGTAGCGGATGCCGTACTGCTCGATCAGGTGCTCGATGATGTCGGGTGGGTAGCCCGTCGAGTTGACCACCAGCGGCATCCGTGTGAACGGCGCCAGGATGTGGTCTGCCAGGATCGTGCCCTGGCCGCGCGCGACGATGGCGTCGGCGGCGGCTCGGAAGCGGGCGGCATCTTCCATGAAGATGCGCTCGCCCTGCTGCCCGAAGTTGTCCCCGACCAGGCCGCCGTTGTAGTAGTAGGTCCGACTCGGGATCGAGAGCATCGTCCAGGCGTTGGTGAAGAGGCAGAGGGCGGCGGTGATCGCGGCGAGCCGGTGGCGGACGGCGACCGGCCCGATCTGCCCGAGCGCCCAGGCCCCGATGCCGAAGACCAGCGGCAGCAGCGGGATCAGGTAGCGGAACTTGGTGGTGGGCCACCAGACGATCAGCGCGAGGTGGGCGAGGGCCAGTACCGCCACGGGGATGGGGTTCGGCTCGGGTGGCGCGGCCTGGCCGGCCGGTGCAGACTCGCGGAGACGCGGCGTGCCGGGAACCAGCAGCACCAGCCCGAGGGCGAAGAGGCCGGCCAGGATCGGCGCGATCACCAGCGACTGCTTCACCAGGAAGCCGACGTTGCCGTAGAGATCCAGGGCGCGCTCGCGGAGGAGGGCCGCGCGGCTGGCGGTCTGCGGGAGGTTTCGCTTGACGGCCTGCCCGTTCACCAGGACGTATTCAACCTGTCGGCTGCCGCCGGCGAGCGTCCGCTGGAACGGCTGGCTCCAGAACGGTCCGCCGAACTGCGCGGCGTTGTAGGCCAGCCACGGCAGGATGACCAGGAGCATCACGACGGCGCTGATGGCCGGCCCGGCCAGCGCCTGGGGACGGAAGGCGGCCAGCCGGTGGCGCACGAGATGCAGGGCCAGCAGCGCAATGGGCAGCACCACGGCCGGGTAGTTGGTGAGATACCCCACGCCCATGACCGCGCCGAGGCCGGCCCATCGAAGCGACGTATTCCTGGATGACGTAGCCATGTTCGCCACGTCACAGGGTATGAGCCAGAGCCAGCCGAGGTAGCAGGCCGCCAGCAGCACCCAGAGCGAGCCGTTGCCAGAGAAATCGGCGAGCGGGAACGAGCAGGCCGCCAGCACGGTGGCGAAGAGGGCGGCGGGCTGACCGACGTGCCGACGCAGCCCGACGAATGTGAGTGGGACCAGGGCCACGCCGACGAGCAGGCTCACCACCTTGAGCGCGCTGTAGCCGTCGTCGGTGAGGGGCACGAGCAGCGCCCCGAGCAGCGGCCAGAGCGGCGGATGCTGATCCGGCGGATAGCCGAACCCGAACGGCTCGCTGGGGTAGTACCGCACGTCCACGAACGGGACGAGCAGCCGACCCTGCCACGCGACGCTCTCGGCGATGGCGGCGTCGATGACGACATCGCCGTGCGGCCAGACGTTGAACCGGACCGACGCCAGCCGCCAGAGCGCACCGAGGACCGTGACCAGGGCCACCAACGGCTCGGGGCCGGCCAGGTGGAGACGGTCGCGGAGGGCGCTCACCGGGGCTCCTGGCGGGGTCGATGGTCGCGGCAGGCGAGGTCGTTCACGCCGGCCGATGATACCAGCCGACTGCGACTATCCCGGAGCCGGTGTTGCCGCGTGCCGGGAACGACGGTTGCCGCCGGCTACGCCTCGACGCCGACCTTCGGGCAGACGGCCGTCAGCGGGCAGGCGCCGCAGCGGGGGCGCAGCGCCTTGCAGAGCACGCGGCCGTGCCGGATCAGCAGCATGTGAGCCTCGTACATCTGGTCGGGCGGCATGCTGGCTTCAAGGATCTGGTGGGCGGCCTCAGCGCTGACCTTCGGGCCGATGAGTCCGAGCCGCTTGCTGACCCGGTGGACATGCGTGTCCACCGGCATGGCCGGCATCCCCAGCGCGAACAGGAGGACGCAGGCGGCAGTCTTCGGGCCGACGCCGTTCAGCCGGGTGAGGTACGCCCGCGCGTCGTCGAGCGGAAGCTCGGCCAGGAAGTCCAGGCCCAGCTCGCCACGATCCTGCTGGATGACGTGAAGGACGCCCTGGATGCGCGGCGCTTTGATCTCGGCAAGCCCACCGGAGCGGATCGCGTCGGCGACGGCGGCCGTCGGCGCGGCCCGGATCGCTTCCCACGAGCCGAACGTACCCCAGAGACTGGCAAAGGCTCGGTCCGTGTTCACGTCCGAGGTGTTCTGCGAGAGGATGGTCTGGATCAGCCCGGCCAACGGGCCGTTGGTCTGGCGCGGGGCCGGCGGGCCGTAGTACTCGAACAGGGCGGCGAGCACATCGGTTGGGCTCGGGGATGGGGCGGGCGCGACTGACGGGGTCATGGGGCGAGTATAGCGCCACTCCTGGTGTAACAGGCGGCATCTTCTGCGCGCGCGGTCGTCGACCTCCTGGGCGCTTCGCCGGCGGGTTGACTCAAACGGGGGCGGCGGAGATCGCTGCGCTCCTAGGGGGGACGCTGCGCTCCCAGGCCGTGCTACGCTGTCGCGCGGATAGATGGCAGCGATGAGGCACGGATGGCCGAACGGGCGGACCGTGCGCGAGGGGAGCACCATGGCGGCGATCAGGGTGGGCATCGTGGGGGCCGGGCGGATCGTGCCGGCCCACCTGCACGGCTACAAAGCGCTGCGGGCGGCTGGCTTCGACGATTTCCGGATCACGGCGGTCTGCTCGCGCGATCCGGAGCGGGCGCATGCGCTGGTCGGGACGGATGGCCGCAGGGCGGGCGGCATGGCCGGACCGCCCTCGATGGCCGCCGATCCGCTGCTGGCGCCGCCCATCGCCGTCTCGGACTTCCAGGACGATGCCGAAGTGCAGGTCTTCACCGACGTGCGCGACATGCTGGCGGCAGGCGTGGTAGACGCCGTGGACATCACCACCGAGGTCAGCGTCCACCACACCCAGGCCCTGGCGGCCATCGAGGCCGGCTGCCACGCGGTGGTGCAGAAGCCGCTGGCGATCTCGGTGCGGGCGGCGCGCATGATGCTGGACGCGGCGCAGCAGCGTGGGGTCTCGCTGGCCGTGCTGGAGAACGCCCGCTACAACCGGAGCGTCCGTATCGCGAAGTGGCTGGTGGACCGGGGCGATCTCGGCACGCCGCAGATGGTCTCGGTGACGGCGCTCGGCACGGCGATGTGGTCGCCGGACCACTTCGTCGGGAACTCGCCGTGGCGGCACCAGAAGCTGGTCGGGGCGGGCGGCGCCTCGCTGGACATCGGGCCGCACATCTTCCACCGCCTGCGGATGCTCTGCGGCGAGGTCGAGTCGGTGGCGGCGTTCGCGCGCGTGTTCGAGCCGACTCGCTACTACCGAGACGTCGATGGGAACGTCGTGGACACCGTCCAGTGCGACGCCGACGACGCGTTTATGGCCGTCGCCTGTTTCGAGTCAGGGGCCATCGGGCAACTGTCGTTCTCGTTCGCGGGGCACGGCGATCCGATGCCGTCGTCTGGCCTGAACCTGTTCGGCAGCAAGGGCAGCCTGCGCGGCGACGCGCTGCACCTCGACGGCCAGGAGCCGACCTCATTGGAGGCGTACTTCTTGGAGCGGGCGACGGCTGCCGAGGTGGCGCGGCTGTTTCCGCGTGACCTGTCGGACTCGTTCGCGCTGCTCTACGAAAGCTGGCTTGGGGGCATCCTCAACGGCACGCCGGCCGAGACCAGCGGCCAGGAGGGCCTGCACGACCTCGCGGCGAGCTTCGCCATCGTGGAGGCCTCGCAGGCCGGGCGCGCCGTCCGCCTGAGCGAGGTGCTCGACGGCTCGGTGGATGCCTACCAGCGGGATCTCGACGAGCACTACGGGCTGCTCGGGCAGCGGACGGCGCGCGAGGGATACCCCGCGTGACAGCATCGGCATGTTGACAGAATGGCGAATCAGCGCCAGCCGGAGGTTCCGGCCGGGGGCAGGGTGGTTGCCTGGTGACGGCATCGTGCAGCGCAGTCGGGGCTTGAAAGCCCCGACTGCGCGTCTTACCACGCTCTGGAAACGCCAAGAAGCATGCGATTGCGCTGCGTCCGGCTGGCGGCGGGGACGCATCATCGGGTATTCTCGACTTTGCTGACTGTCTAACCAGAAAATACGCAGGTCGGGCGCGGCAGGGTCCGCGAGCGGGGCTGCTGGCTGGATCTCGCGAGGGTGCGCGGCTGACCGGACGCCTGGAGGCCAGGGGGGACATCCCCTCTGGCCTTCTTGTCGTCTCTGGCAGCGATGACTCGGGAGCGCGAATGGCCGAACGAACCGGATGGCAGCTACCGGGGCCGGTGTCCCCGGCGGACCCTGCGCGCGGCGGCCTGCGAGAAGCAGGGCGATGGCATGTTCATTGGTGTCCCCGAAGCATCATGGAACGGGCGGTCGGGGACTGACGTCCCCGCCTACACTCACGCCGTCGCTGCGCGACGGCCGCCGGGCACGGACAGGGACTGGTGAGACTACAGCGTCGCGCAGCGACTGCAGGATGGTAGGCGGGGCTTTCAAGCCCCGTCGAGGCGGCACGACGCGCTCAACATACGATTGCACTGGTAGCAGCATCAGGGTGATTGCCTGTTCATTGGTGTCCCCGAAGCATCACGGAACGGGCGGTCGGGGACTGAAGTCCCCGCCTACAGTCATTCAGTCGCTGCGCGACGGCCGTCGGGAACGGCTGGGGCTGGCGAGCCTGGCGCGTCGCGCAGCGACAGCAGGATGGTAGGCGGGGCTTTCAAGCCCCGACGCGGCGGCACGACGACATCAAACATGCAATCGCCCTGATGGTAGCCGCTCGGACGTTGTAGCCAGCCGCGCCGTGCGCCATACTCCCCCGGCCGCGCCGCCCCTGGGACACTCTGCGTGCCCGGATCTGGCGAGCGGCCGGAGCGTTCAGGAGGCAGATCGGAATGCGCGTCGCGGTGATCGGCTCGGGTGGGGTCGGCGGGTACGTCGGCGGACGGCTGGCGCAGGCCGGCCACGAGGTCGTGTTTCTGGCCCGCGGGGCGCACCTGGACGCCCTCAAGGCGGGTGGGCTGCGGGTCCAGAGCACCGACGGCGATTTTGCCTTGCCGTCCGTCAACGCCACGGACCAGTTCGGCGAGCTTGGCCCGGCCGACCTCTTCCTCTTCACCGTCAAGACCTACGACACCGAGTCGGCCGCTGCCGCCCTCAAGCCGCTGCTGCGCCCCGGCGCGACGGTGCTGACCGTCCAGAACGGCATCGACAACCACGAGCGCATCGACGCCGTGCTCGGGGCGGGCGTGGCGCTGCCGGGCACGATCCGCATCGAGACGAGCATCGCCGAGCCGGGCGTCATCGCCCACACCAGCAAGGGCGCGATCGCGCGGTTCGGGGAGCTTAACTCCGGCGGCTCGGGCAGCGAGCGGGTCGAGACGCTGCGGGCGGCCTTTGCCGAGGCGAAGCTGAACGTGGCCGTCCCGGAAGACATGCGCGCCGAGCTGTGGGACAAGTTCCTGTTCATCGTGCCGTTCGCCGGGCTGACGACACTGACCCGCGCGCCCATCGGCGAGATCCTGGCCTCCGAGGAGCTGACAGCGACCCTGGGCCAGTTGCTGGCCGAGGCCGCTGCCGTGGCGAAGGCCGAGGGCGTGGACTTCGGGGACGATGTCGTGCAGAAGCGGCTCGGCTGGATGCGCCGGCTGCACCCGGAGTTCAAGTCGTCGATGCAGCGTGACCTCGAACGGGGCAAACCGCTGGAGATCGACGCGCTGGCCGGCGCGCTGGCCCGGCTCGGCGTGAAGCACGGCATTCCGACGCCCGTCACGTCGTGCGTGAACGCGGTGCTGGCGTTGGAAGATCGGCGCGCCCGCGCGGCGGCCGGCCTCTGAGCGGCATGTCCCACGACGTGCGCAACGCAGCCAGCGCCAGCGGGGCAGGGGCGGCGGGCTGCCCGCTGCGCGGCCTGAAGGGCCTCTGGTGGGAGCCTGAGCAGTACATCGGCTGGCCGGCCTTCCTGCAGGGCGCGGGCTACGACTTCCTGATGCTCTGCTACACGTTCTGCCCCGAGACGGGGCTGACGTGGCGGCAGCCGCTCCGCCCCGCCGAGCGCGAGATCGTCCGCGAGCTGGCGGCCGACTGTGCCGCACGGGGGATCACCCTCTGCCTGGCGCTGCACCCGCTGATCGCCGGGCAGGCCTGGGCGCCCGAGGGGGCCGCCGTCCGCTTCCACCCGACCTCGGGCCGCAGCTGGTTCGTGGGGTACTGGCAGGCCCGCCGGCCCGGCGAGTCGATCCAGCCCAGCCCGCCGATCTGCTACGGCTCGGCGGACGACCTCGCGATCCTGGTCCGCGCCTGCCAGGAGGCGAAAGCACTCGGCGTCGGGGCTATCGCGCTCTGCCTGGACGACGTGGACCCGGGTTCCGCGCCGGACGGCTTCTCCGATCTGGCAGCGGCCCATCTGTGGCTCGCCAACGGCCTGCGCGAGCAGTTGCCGGACGGTCTCAAACTGTACGTCGTGCCGACCTACTACTGGACCGCGGGCGCTCGCGAGCACACCGCCTACACGGCTGGGCTGGCGGCCGGCCTGCCCGCCGACGTTGACGTGTTCTGGACCGGCACGGTCGTCCGCGACCACGACATCACGGCTGAGAAGGCCCGCGAGGCGGCCAGCCTGTTCGGGCGGAAGACGGTCGTCTGGCTCAACTACGCCTCGAACGACTCGTTCAGGTTCGCCGTGCAGTTGCCGCCAGACCGGCC from Chloroflexota bacterium encodes:
- a CDS encoding ABC transporter permease, which gives rise to MHLYVLRRLVISIPTIIGVTLLIFFAMRILPGDPLEMIESEQVGTIRLTPEQLAAARASLGLDRPYYQQYLSWMYDVLRGNFGTSFWRGEPLIELIMRRAPITIQIAIMAIVVSWVIGLPIGMLSAVRRNSGLDYAARFFVTLFQAIPSFFLGMLAILVGILYFSWRPSMTIVYLWDDPVKNFQMTVGPALALGVGLGAFIARIARSSTLEVLGEDYVRTARAKGLRDKGILVRHVLKNALLPVVTVSGLALGGLIGGSVAVERAFGVPGLGLALVMAVTERDWMLIQNLALFYGVVFILVNLMVDVSYALIDPRIRYS
- a CDS encoding ABC transporter substrate-binding protein codes for the protein MTAHHTASRISRRMMLGSTLGFSAALLAACSAQAPAPSKPAESKPAAPAPTTAPVPTAAPAAPAAAAKPTEAPAAAKPAEAAKPAEAAKPTAAPAAAKPADAGILRATDANPKRGGKATFAFSVTTNHFDIHQGGGPAPILWHTYSNLVRLNPVDGLKTIVPELAQSWEVSPDGKVYTFKLRQGVKWHDGTDFSADDILATYNRILNPPSGIVSVFKARFGALKSVEAPDKQTVKMTLSEPRAYFLELLTGEQGMIYSKKVLDENGGDLRKIIAPGTGAYVFKDHKVGERWILEKNPNYWDKELPYIDTLEFIHAPQWSDRGTAILAGQADISWNVSKETFEEGKGRANEIGTYMVPGAGAYMLYFNTAKKPFDDPKVRRAFHLALSRQDLFEAFKTQEPLNYTRYMSHGFEFATPPDEVLKLPGYRADKAADIAEAKKLLQEAGVADKLKGIEILTASVGPHAQTLAPASQAILKANIGAETTIKAVERAVLNDELKNGQWDLSLNTIELRMYDPTLGWIDYFTKEGPTNFGKYTNPKMDEMLKKLDAETDPAKRKPMFREIEDFLDQESPWMTIGFTSHLHMWKKYLKGMPMERVRLSWNKTDTMWIDK
- a CDS encoding MFS transporter, yielding MRWSGVGLVAGAFLVVFGLGGLRLIFGVWMRPLESDFGVDRSAISLVASLGLLVFGLGQPLLGRQVDVRGPRLIVPGSVLLTGVGVVAASLMPSYAGFVITFGMIASLGFAGAANATIVALVAQRFEQNRGLIYAICSAGGPLGQMTLASVAAAGVEAFGWRQTMLFFGVVLLAAVLPLVAVLLRGSAPPRKEPLPSLGETIRLAFRAKGFVLLWWAYFICGVTTLGLVHTHVVAYGADRGLPQISAAGILSLVGLFNIGGLILAGRIADRFGGRRPLIAAFTIRSVALLWLANATTEGQLMLFALIFGLTDMATIPFSAAATVQMFGPRMLGVLTGFLAVAHQTGAALGSYVAGRGYELFGGYPPVIIVAVGVALTGALLSFAMDTRPVRYGASAGTTGLAPTGA
- a CDS encoding glycosyltransferase family 39 protein; protein product: MSALRDRLHLAGPEPLVALVTVLGALWRLASVRFNVWPHGDVVIDAAIAESVAWQGRLLVPFVDVRYYPSEPFGFGYPPDQHPPLWPLLGALLVPLTDDGYSALKVVSLLVGVALVPLTFVGLRRHVGQPAALFATVLAACSFPLADFSGNGSLWVLLAACYLGWLWLIPCDVANMATSSRNTSLRWAGLGAVMGVGYLTNYPAVVLPIALLALHLVRHRLAAFRPQALAGPAISAVVMLLVILPWLAYNAAQFGGPFWSQPFQRTLAGGSRQVEYVLVNGQAVKRNLPQTASRAALLRERALDLYGNVGFLVKQSLVIAPILAGLFALGLVLLVPGTPRLRESAPAGQAAPPEPNPIPVAVLALAHLALIVWWPTTKFRYLIPLLPLVFGIGAWALGQIGPVAVRHRLAAITAALCLFTNAWTMLSIPSRTYYYNGGLVGDNFGQQGERIFMEDAARFRAAADAIVARGQGTILADHILAPFTRMPLVVNSTGYPPDIIEHLIEQYGIRYIVIDVPHANLYDFLTPDRIWSDEKLTVLEVRPRAVTAPR
- a CDS encoding endonuclease III, whose amino-acid sequence is MTPSVAPAPSPSPTDVLAALFEYYGPPAPRQTNGPLAGLIQTILSQNTSDVNTDRAFASLWGTFGSWEAIRAAPTAAVADAIRSGGLAEIKAPRIQGVLHVIQQDRGELGLDFLAELPLDDARAYLTRLNGVGPKTAACVLLFALGMPAMPVDTHVHRVSKRLGLIGPKVSAEAAHQILEASMPPDQMYEAHMLLIRHGRVLCKALRPRCGACPLTAVCPKVGVEA
- a CDS encoding Gfo/Idh/MocA family oxidoreductase codes for the protein MAAIRVGIVGAGRIVPAHLHGYKALRAAGFDDFRITAVCSRDPERAHALVGTDGRRAGGMAGPPSMAADPLLAPPIAVSDFQDDAEVQVFTDVRDMLAAGVVDAVDITTEVSVHHTQALAAIEAGCHAVVQKPLAISVRAARMMLDAAQQRGVSLAVLENARYNRSVRIAKWLVDRGDLGTPQMVSVTALGTAMWSPDHFVGNSPWRHQKLVGAGGASLDIGPHIFHRLRMLCGEVESVAAFARVFEPTRYYRDVDGNVVDTVQCDADDAFMAVACFESGAIGQLSFSFAGHGDPMPSSGLNLFGSKGSLRGDALHLDGQEPTSLEAYFLERATAAEVARLFPRDLSDSFALLYESWLGGILNGTPAETSGQEGLHDLAASFAIVEASQAGRAVRLSEVLDGSVDAYQRDLDEHYGLLGQRTAREGYPA
- a CDS encoding 2-dehydropantoate 2-reductase — its product is MRVAVIGSGGVGGYVGGRLAQAGHEVVFLARGAHLDALKAGGLRVQSTDGDFALPSVNATDQFGELGPADLFLFTVKTYDTESAAAALKPLLRPGATVLTVQNGIDNHERIDAVLGAGVALPGTIRIETSIAEPGVIAHTSKGAIARFGELNSGGSGSERVETLRAAFAEAKLNVAVPEDMRAELWDKFLFIVPFAGLTTLTRAPIGEILASEELTATLGQLLAEAAAVAKAEGVDFGDDVVQKRLGWMRRLHPEFKSSMQRDLERGKPLEIDALAGALARLGVKHGIPTPVTSCVNAVLALEDRRARAAAGL
- a CDS encoding beta-N-acetylglucosaminidase domain-containing protein, with protein sequence MSHDVRNAASASGAGAAGCPLRGLKGLWWEPEQYIGWPAFLQGAGYDFLMLCYTFCPETGLTWRQPLRPAEREIVRELAADCAARGITLCLALHPLIAGQAWAPEGAAVRFHPTSGRSWFVGYWQARRPGESIQPSPPICYGSADDLAILVRACQEAKALGVGAIALCLDDVDPGSAPDGFSDLAAAHLWLANGLREQLPDGLKLYVVPTYYWTAGAREHTAYTAGLAAGLPADVDVFWTGTVVRDHDITAEKAREAASLFGRKTVVWLNYASNDSFRFAVQLPPDRPPAADLASETAGLLLNSTRQTGLARLDALVIGAYLADPAGYHHETAVRAALVALAGQRAASLLWDLLEAWRAVPDVRTLTADLQAGGKVFLDGVLGRLRPALVAIANLESTCDAQVADRQLWSEIAAGITRLRLLADALGVLESELSAAGATSLSPSAGPGSPARAALASRLAAASPEAACDADAVLTLAPSRAVGG